The following are encoded together in the Lathyrus oleraceus cultivar Zhongwan6 chromosome 3, CAAS_Psat_ZW6_1.0, whole genome shotgun sequence genome:
- the LOC127131859 gene encoding vacuolar protein sorting-associated protein 32 homolog 2, which translates to MSCYTVQLSISCYMYHFSIGTSKVTDITTILPMSRAEVEKAKEFTKGKNKKAAIQCLKRKRLYEQQIEQLGNFQLRIHDQMIMLEGAKATTETVDALRTGAAAMKAMQKATNIDDVDKTMDEINEQTENMKQIQEALSTPIGAAADFDEVIIYLFVMSVANMIFVPFDCL; encoded by the exons ATGTCATGTTACACTGTTCAACTTTCTATTTCATGTTACATGTATCACTTTTCCATTGGTACATCAAAAGTTACTGATATAACAACAATTTTGCCAATG TCCAGGGCAGAAGTTGAAAAAGCCAAAGAATTCACTAAAGGAAAGAACAAAAAGG CGGCAATTCAATGTTTGAAGAGGAAGAGGTTATATGAACAGCAAATTGAGCAGCTTGGAAACTTCCAGCTGCGTATTCATGACCAG ATGATAATGTTAGAAGGTGCTAAAGCCACCACGGAAACAGTGGATGCGTTAAGAACAGGAGCCGCTGCTATGAAGGCTATGCAGAAAGCAAC GAATATTGACGATGTTGACAAAACCATGGATGAGATAAATGAACAGACTGAGAACATGAAGCAGATTCAAGAAGCATTGTCAACTCCAATTGGTGCAGCAGCTGACTTTGATGAGGTAATTATTTACTTATTTGTTATGTCGGTTGCAAACATGATATTTGTACCTTTTGATTGTTTATAG
- the LOC127131860 gene encoding uncharacterized protein LOC127131860 translates to MDGEEEDEQVIAEEVEAMKSVYENDCTILNSIPPHFHLSLKPRTADVSSHQFVEIVLEVHATPQYPKEPPSVAIVDCKGLDQHRQKHLLNHIQTKANELSPGLMLVALCEEAVEKLSDMNHPDGDCPLCLFPLVTEEHQSETLPFMKLMSCFHCFHSECIIRWWNWLESSKQTGSSKSDNATARRNMGMCNCKVAFDDRHQMVAS, encoded by the exons ATGGACGgcgaagaagaagatgaacaagTGATAGCTGAAGAAGTTGAAGCCATGAAATCCGTTTATGAAAACGATTGTACCATTCTCAATTCCATTCCTCCTCACTTCCATTTATCCCTCAAACCCAGAACCGCTGATGTTTCTTCTCACCAG TTTGTAGAAATTGTTCTTGAGGTACATGCAACTCCACAG TATCCAAAAGAACCTCCTTCTGTTGCTATTGTGGATTGCAAGGGTTTGGATCAACATAGACAAAAGCATttattgaatcatattcaaactaAAGCCAACGAGCTTTCCCCTGGATTAATGCTCGTAGCTCTTTGTGAG GAAGCTGTAGAGAAACTCTCAGATATGAATCATCCTGATGGTGATTGTCCATTGTGCTTATTCCCATTGGTGACAGAAGAACACCAAAGTGAAACCTTGCCTTTTATGAAGTTAATGTCTTGCTTTCACTGTTTTCACAG TGAATGTATCATTAGATGGTGGAATTGGCTTGAGAGTTCTAAACAAACAGGGTCTTCCAAATCAGATAATGCAACGGCTCGTCGTAACATGGGTATGTGTAATTGTAAAGTTGCATTTGACGATAGACAT CAAATGGTTGCTTCCTAG